The proteins below are encoded in one region of Shewanella putrefaciens:
- a CDS encoding isovaleryl-CoA dehydrogenase: MNSLYTSLNFGLGEDIDMLRDAVQDFAKNEIAPIAAKVDHDNAFPNEIWPVLGGMGLLGVTVPEEFGGANMGYLAHVVAMEEISRASASIGLSYGAHSNLCVNQINRNGNAAQKAKYLPKLVSGEHIGALAMSEPNAGSDVVSMKLHARKEGDRYILNGNKMWITNGPDANTYVIYAKTDLTKGAHGITAFIVERGFKGFSQAQKLNKLGMRGSNTCELVFEDVEVPEENILGGLNNGVKVLMSGLDYERVVLSGGPLGIMSACMDIVVPYIHEREQFGKSIGEFQLVQGKLADMYTGMNAAKSYVYAVAKSCDRGETTRKDAAGAILYSAELATKMALDAIQLLGGNGYVNEYATGRLLRDAKLYEIGAGTSEIRRMLIGRELFNETK; this comes from the coding sequence ATGAACTCACTCTACACTAGTCTCAATTTTGGCCTTGGCGAAGACATCGACATGCTCCGCGATGCAGTACAGGATTTTGCCAAAAACGAAATCGCCCCCATCGCCGCCAAAGTCGATCACGACAACGCCTTCCCCAATGAAATTTGGCCAGTCCTCGGCGGTATGGGACTGCTGGGCGTGACAGTACCTGAGGAGTTCGGCGGCGCGAACATGGGCTACCTTGCCCACGTTGTCGCGATGGAAGAAATTTCCCGCGCATCGGCCTCTATTGGCCTAAGCTACGGTGCCCATTCCAACCTATGTGTTAACCAAATCAACCGTAACGGTAATGCGGCGCAAAAAGCCAAGTATCTGCCTAAACTGGTGAGCGGCGAGCATATTGGCGCGCTGGCCATGAGTGAGCCAAACGCGGGCTCAGACGTAGTGTCAATGAAGCTGCACGCCCGCAAGGAAGGCGATCGTTATATCCTCAACGGCAATAAAATGTGGATCACTAACGGCCCAGATGCTAACACCTATGTGATTTACGCCAAAACCGACCTCACCAAAGGCGCCCACGGGATCACCGCCTTTATCGTCGAGCGTGGTTTTAAGGGCTTTAGCCAGGCACAAAAACTCAACAAACTCGGCATGCGCGGCTCTAACACCTGCGAACTGGTGTTTGAAGATGTTGAAGTACCTGAGGAAAACATTCTTGGTGGCCTCAACAACGGCGTAAAAGTGCTGATGAGCGGCCTAGATTACGAGCGCGTCGTGCTATCTGGCGGCCCACTTGGGATCATGAGCGCCTGCATGGATATCGTTGTACCTTATATCCACGAGCGTGAGCAGTTTGGTAAATCCATCGGTGAATTCCAATTAGTCCAGGGCAAACTCGCCGATATGTACACTGGCATGAACGCCGCCAAATCCTATGTGTATGCCGTGGCCAAATCCTGCGATCGCGGTGAAACCACCCGTAAAGATGCGGCGGGCGCCATCCTCTATAGCGCAGAGCTCGCCACTAAAATGGCACTGGATGCGATTCAACTGCTAGGCGGTAACGGTTACGTCAACGAATACGCCACCGGCCGTTTACTGCGCGATGCCAAGCTGTATGAAATCGGCGCTGGCACCTCTGAAATTCGCCGCATGCTGATTGGCCGCGAGCTATTTAACGAGACTAAATAG
- a CDS encoding L,D-transpeptidase family protein produces MAKYHQFKLSLCLLCSLLAFPSLASSQQLEALLEPISIGERAKIDNTQIISAKLVSRIYQVRQYEPLWNDKEYAGTLLDVLKNADDEGLAKEDYHYPRLMELYSQLTATNWRDEQQSKVFEILLTDGIITYAIHLLNGKINPSMLGKTWNYDETQLDFDTTLKQLEKHIQSHTVADAIAGLAPNIAPYHELKRYLAHYRELAKRYPFEAIPYTEVIKPGANHPSLADISKRLSELGYLDETTTENAAITSYDNALENRIRRFQTDHSLTADGVIGAGTMAALNVPYTRRVEQIRINLERARWLSADLTENYLIVNLAGYELLLFRDNALSWRTDIIIGKVDTKTPLFKSKLKYLVVNPTWTVPRSIFPEIIGHVRKDPDYLKKKHFNVVEGSGTPVNIDNIDWQTTSAKNFPYWFVQQPGNDNSLGQVKFIFPNQYAIYLHDTPSKKLFERTDRAFSHGCIRVKDPLVLADKLLSANANWAPASLSEKLAEGKTENIFLDEPLDILIMYWTVSTREGKLRFYNDIYQRDPVLIEALNRPTYDAVLAKDGLLNIIE; encoded by the coding sequence ATGGCGAAATACCACCAGTTCAAACTTTCTCTATGTTTGCTGTGCAGCTTATTGGCATTCCCAAGTCTGGCATCATCCCAACAACTTGAAGCACTCCTCGAACCCATTTCCATTGGCGAGAGGGCCAAAATTGATAACACTCAAATTATCAGTGCCAAGTTAGTGTCACGGATCTATCAAGTCCGTCAGTATGAGCCCCTCTGGAATGATAAAGAGTATGCGGGCACCCTGCTCGATGTGCTCAAAAATGCCGATGATGAAGGCTTAGCGAAGGAAGACTACCATTACCCACGACTCATGGAGTTGTATAGCCAACTCACAGCAACAAACTGGCGCGATGAACAACAGAGCAAAGTATTTGAAATCCTGCTAACCGATGGGATCATCACCTATGCCATCCATTTGCTGAATGGCAAAATCAACCCCAGTATGTTAGGTAAAACCTGGAATTACGACGAAACCCAGCTCGATTTTGATACCACCTTAAAACAGCTTGAGAAACATATTCAGTCACATACGGTTGCAGATGCCATTGCGGGGCTTGCGCCGAATATTGCGCCCTACCATGAATTAAAACGCTACCTAGCCCATTATCGAGAGCTCGCCAAGCGTTATCCCTTCGAGGCGATCCCTTATACTGAGGTGATTAAACCCGGGGCGAATCACCCCAGCCTCGCCGATATAAGCAAAAGACTTTCCGAGCTAGGTTATCTCGATGAAACCACCACCGAAAACGCGGCAATCACAAGCTACGATAATGCGCTAGAAAATAGGATCAGGCGCTTTCAAACCGACCATAGCCTGACAGCCGATGGCGTCATTGGTGCGGGAACCATGGCGGCGCTGAATGTGCCCTATACACGCCGAGTGGAACAAATTCGCATTAACTTAGAGCGCGCCCGTTGGCTATCGGCCGACTTAACAGAAAACTATTTAATTGTTAACTTAGCGGGCTACGAGCTCTTACTCTTTAGGGACAACGCCCTGAGCTGGCGCACCGACATCATTATTGGAAAGGTCGATACTAAAACGCCGCTGTTTAAATCGAAACTTAAATACCTCGTCGTGAATCCCACTTGGACAGTACCACGCAGTATCTTTCCCGAAATCATCGGCCATGTCAGGAAAGATCCAGATTATTTAAAGAAAAAACACTTCAATGTGGTCGAAGGCTCAGGCACGCCAGTTAATATTGATAACATCGACTGGCAAACGACGAGCGCAAAAAACTTCCCCTATTGGTTTGTGCAGCAACCCGGGAATGATAATTCACTTGGCCAAGTAAAATTTATCTTCCCAAACCAATATGCAATCTATCTACATGATACTCCATCAAAAAAACTATTTGAGCGTACGGACAGAGCCTTTAGTCATGGTTGTATTCGGGTGAAAGATCCGCTGGTGCTCGCCGATAAACTCCTCAGCGCCAATGCCAACTGGGCACCGGCATCATTGAGTGAAAAGCTCGCCGAGGGTAAAACTGAAAATATTTTCCTCGATGAGCCGCTGGATATCCTTATCATGTATTGGACAGTCAGCACCAGGGAAGGAAAACTCAGGTTCTACAACGATATTTACCAGCGCGATCCGGTATTAATTGAGGCCCTAAATCGTCCAACCTATGATGCCGTACTCGCCAAGGATGGTTTGCTCAATATCATTGAATAG
- a CDS encoding carboxyl transferase domain-containing protein produces MTQLSSRINARSDEFKAKSADMAALVADLKTKLAKIELGGGPVALERHLSRGKLLPRQRVEKLLDAGSPFLELSQFAAFEVYDEEVPAAGIIAGIGRVSGVECMIIANDATVKGGTYYPITVKKHLRAQDIASRCHLPCIYLVDSGGANLPRQDEVFPDRDHFGRIFYNQAQMSAKGIPQIAVVMGLCTAGGAYVPAMADESIIVKDQGTIFLAGPPLVKAATGEEVSAEELGGAEVHTKISGVADHLAQNDEHALELARRAVLRLNHQKQIKSLLSPVKPPKFDINELYGIVGTDLKKPFDVKEVIARIVDDSDFDEFKANYGATLVCGFARIHGYPVGIVANNGILFSESAQKGAHFIELCCQRKIPLLFLQNITGFMVGKKYEHEGIAKHGAKMVTAVSCANVPKFTVIIGGSYGAGNYGMCGRAFEPTMMWMWPNARISVMGGEQAAGVLATVRRDGLARKGEEWSVEDEKAFKAPIIAQYDKEGHPYHASARLWDDGIIDPAQTRDVVGLALSAALNAPIEDTRFGVFRM; encoded by the coding sequence GTGACGCAATTAAGCAGTCGTATTAACGCCCGTAGCGATGAATTTAAAGCGAAATCCGCTGATATGGCCGCCCTCGTGGCCGATCTTAAAACTAAACTAGCCAAAATCGAACTCGGCGGCGGCCCAGTGGCGCTGGAGCGTCATTTATCCCGCGGTAAATTACTGCCCCGTCAACGGGTTGAAAAACTGCTCGACGCCGGCTCGCCCTTTTTAGAGCTATCGCAATTCGCGGCGTTTGAAGTCTATGACGAAGAAGTTCCCGCAGCAGGCATTATCGCCGGTATCGGCCGCGTAAGCGGTGTCGAATGCATGATCATCGCCAACGACGCCACGGTTAAAGGCGGAACTTACTACCCGATTACCGTTAAAAAACACCTTCGCGCCCAAGACATTGCCAGCCGTTGCCACTTGCCTTGCATCTATTTAGTCGACTCGGGCGGCGCTAACCTGCCCCGCCAGGATGAAGTCTTCCCCGACCGAGACCATTTCGGCCGCATCTTTTACAATCAAGCGCAAATGTCCGCCAAAGGCATACCGCAAATTGCAGTGGTGATGGGCTTATGTACTGCAGGCGGCGCCTATGTGCCCGCCATGGCGGATGAATCGATTATCGTAAAAGATCAAGGCACTATCTTTTTAGCTGGCCCGCCATTAGTCAAAGCGGCCACGGGTGAAGAAGTCAGCGCCGAGGAACTTGGCGGCGCCGAAGTGCACACTAAAATTTCGGGCGTGGCCGATCATTTAGCCCAAAACGATGAACACGCGCTAGAGCTTGCCCGCCGCGCAGTATTACGTCTGAATCATCAAAAACAAATAAAAAGTCTACTGAGCCCTGTCAAACCGCCAAAATTCGATATTAACGAATTGTATGGCATTGTCGGCACCGACTTGAAAAAGCCCTTCGATGTCAAAGAAGTGATCGCCCGTATCGTCGATGATTCTGATTTTGATGAATTTAAAGCCAACTATGGCGCAACCTTAGTCTGCGGTTTTGCCCGCATTCACGGCTATCCAGTCGGTATCGTCGCCAACAACGGTATCCTGTTCTCCGAGTCGGCGCAAAAGGGCGCACACTTTATCGAACTGTGCTGCCAGCGCAAAATTCCATTGCTGTTCCTGCAAAATATCACTGGCTTTATGGTGGGTAAAAAGTACGAACACGAAGGCATAGCCAAGCACGGTGCTAAGATGGTGACTGCGGTTTCCTGCGCCAATGTGCCTAAATTTACTGTGATTATCGGCGGCAGCTACGGCGCGGGTAACTACGGTATGTGTGGCCGCGCATTCGAACCGACCATGATGTGGATGTGGCCTAATGCCCGTATTTCCGTGATGGGCGGCGAGCAAGCCGCGGGTGTTTTAGCCACTGTGCGCCGCGACGGTTTAGCCCGTAAAGGCGAAGAATGGTCAGTTGAGGATGAAAAAGCCTTTAAAGCGCCGATTATTGCCCAGTACGATAAAGAAGGTCATCCATACCATGCCAGCGCCCGCTTATGGGATGACGGCATTATCGACCCGGCGCAAACCCGTGATGTCGTTGGTCTAGCCCTATCGGCGGCGTTAAACGCCCCTATCGAAGACACCCGCTTTGGTGTGTTCCGTATGTAA
- a CDS encoding MerR family transcriptional regulator yields MSATTTAQTTYSISDLSKEFDITTRSIRFYEDQGLLKPKRRGQTRIYSLKDRVRLKLILRGKRLGFSLAETRRLFELYDADKSSTTQLNTMLALVEEKKSALQQQMDDIKVVLMELNSAEQQCRLALEESQAVKA; encoded by the coding sequence ATGAGCGCAACTACCACAGCCCAAACGACTTATTCGATAAGTGATCTCTCCAAAGAGTTTGATATCACTACGCGAAGCATTCGTTTCTACGAAGACCAAGGTTTACTTAAACCTAAACGTCGCGGCCAAACCCGAATTTATAGTCTCAAAGACAGGGTTCGCCTCAAACTTATTTTACGTGGTAAACGCTTAGGTTTCTCCCTGGCCGAAACCCGTCGTCTGTTCGAATTATACGATGCCGACAAGAGCAGCACGACCCAGCTCAACACTATGCTGGCCCTAGTCGAAGAGAAAAAATCGGCACTGCAGCAACAAATGGACGATATCAAAGTCGTGTTAATGGAGCTTAATTCCGCCGAGCAGCAATGTCGTCTCGCCTTGGAAGAAAGTCAGGCCGTTAAAGCCTAA